The following DNA comes from Halalkaliarchaeum sp. AArc-CO.
TCGTTCGATGGTAACTGAACCCAACCGTTGGTCGTGATCGAGTAACACGATAGGCCGACGGTGCTGCCATTCCCTCCTCGAACTGACTGGTTCCGGATCGATCCGGAAGCACACCTATTTATACGCTCACCTGCCGAGAGCCCGGATATGGAGTGGACCCGCGAGTGGCTGTCGGTGCGTGCGGCAGTACTGCTCACGTTCCTCGTGGGGGTGCTGTCGATCGTCGTTGGGCTCGTTCACATCGCTACCGGCGGTGTCGAGGGCCCGCTCGTGGAGTACGTGCCCCCGATCGTCCGACAGACGGTCGGCTTTACCGGCACCATTACCGGCTTCGTGATGCTGCTGGGAGCGTTTGCCCTCGCCCGCGGCTACCGGCTCGGCTGGTACGCGACGATCGTGTTGCTCCCGGTGACGGCCGCCCAGGGACTGTTACAGACGTCGCCGTTCGCCTATCCACTTGTTGTACTGTCAGCGCTTGCTGTCCCTGCACTCGTGTACAACCGCCGTCGGTTCAGACGGCCGTTTACTCCCTCGCCAACCCAGCTTGCGGCGGCGACGGCGCTCGTGACGGCGCTTCTGTACGGCACACTGGGCTCGTATGCGTTGCGCGACGAGTTCGAGGGAATCGTCACTATCACCGACGCGTTCTACTACACGGTCGTCACCGCGAGCACCGTCGGCTATGGCGACGTCCACGCGACGACGGAAATCAGCCGGCTGTTCAGCCTCTCTGTGTTGATCTTGAACGTTTCGGCGTTTGCAGTCGCCCTCGGTGTCCTGCTTACGCCCGCCATCGAAGCGCAACTCTCGAAAGCACTTGGAAGAATGACAGAAACACAGTTCGAACTCCTGGAAGATCACGTCCTCGTGCTCGGATACGGGGAACTGACGGAACCGATACTCGAAGAACTCGCCGACGCGGACGACATCGAGTTCGTCGTCGTTACGCCCGAAGAGAACCGCACCCGGCAACTCTCCGCACGGGATATCTCGGTGTTGACCGCGGATCCGAGCGACGAGGAGCCGCTACAGCAGGTACGGATCGGGACCGCCAGGGCTGTGTTGGTGGCGACGAACAACGACGCCGAGGACGCGCTCGCGATCCTCACCGCCCGGCAGCTCAACCCAGAGGTGCGGATCGTCGCTGCGGCGACACAGCGGGAGAACGTCGACAAACTCCGCCGGGCCGGCGCGGACGAGGTGTTGAGCCCCGCCGCAATCGGCGGTCATCTCCTCGTGGAGTCGGCGCTCGGCACCGACGACACGGAACGACTGGTCGCCGATATTCTCGGTGACTCTGTCGAACCGGACAGTTCTGAATAGTCACAACTCGGTCGCGGCCTCGAGCGTGAGCCGGATCGCACGTTCGACGTTGTCCTTGGCCTTTTCGGGGAGCTCCTCGCCGTCAGTCGCTCCCTTTTGAGTCCCCTCGACGAGGTTGCCGTCGACGGTGCAGATCGCGCCCGCAGCGAGTCCCTTCCTGCGGGCGAGAGAGAACACTGCCGCCGCTTCCATCTCGATCGCGAGCAGGCCGGCGTTCTCCCAATCGTCGACGAAGTCGTCGGACTCGTTGTAGAAGGCGTCGTCGGAGACGATCGGCCCGACGTGGACGTCTTCGTCGTTCGCCTCCGCCGCGTCGACCAGCGCCGTGAGCGCGTCGTAATCGGGTACTGCCGGATACACCGCCGACTCGTAGCGCTTGCTGGTGCCCTCCTCCTTGGCGGCGCCGGTGGCGACCACCATGTCGCCGATTTCGATGCCCTCCTGGAGGGCGCCCGTGGTGCCACACCGGAGGAACGTCTCGACGCCGACCCTGGAGAGTTCCTCGAGGGCGATGGCGGCGGAGGGACAGCCGATCCCGGTCGAACAGATCGTCACCGGACGGCCCTCGTAGGTGGCGTTGACGACCTTGTACTCCCGATTCTGTGAGATCTCTTCGACGTTTTCACACTGTCTTGCGATCCGATCGACGCGCCCCGGATCGCCGGGAATGATGGCGAGGTCGGTTACGTCGCCCTCCTCGACGAGCAGGTGCGGCTGTTTGGCCATACGTGGGACTCGCCCGTGTCGACCAAAAACCTGTGCGATACGCAGTCACCGTCCGGAGCGAACCGAGGCGGTTCACACGAGCACGCGCTCGAGATCGACGACTGTTCCCTGCTCCGCGTCGGGGTCGCCGACAGGACGGCCGAGACACACTGCGGTCCCTTCCGGCGTGAAACACGCCACGAGAGGTGCGTCGTCGGGACCGGCGTCCAGGGCCGCGTATATCTCCTCGTCCGCGGAGATCACCCCCGGTGCGTACACCGGTGCGCCGTTGGCGACCTCCCTGGCGGCGGATTCGGCGATCGTCACGGTCGGGAGATGCGAGATCGCTCGTTCGGCCGGCTGAACGACGGTTCGGAGCTGTTCTGTGTGACCCTCTTTTGCCCACTCCAGTGCGTCCACGAGGTCGTGGAGGGTGATCAGTGAGGCGTCGTCGAACGGGGTGGTTGCGGTCCGGCGGAGGTCGCCCATGTGCGCGCCGGTGCCCAGCGCGAGCCCGAGGTCGTGACACAGCTTCCGAATGTACGTCCCCGACTCACACCGGATCCGGAGGAGGGCACGGCGTTCTCGAGTTTCGAGTACTTCCAGTTCGTACACTTCTCGAACACGCAGGCGGCGGGCGACGGCGCTTTTCCGCGGGGGTTTCTGGTACAGCGGCGCCTCGAAGGAGGCGACGATTCCTTCGAGGTCCGCCGGCGCCGGCCGGTGGAGTTCCAGCACGGCGACGTACTCTTTTCCTCCCTCGAGGAACGCCTGCGCGAGGCGGGTTGCCTCGCCGGTCAACACCGGGAGACAGCCGGTCACTTTCGGATCGAGAGTGCCGGCGTGTGCGGCCTCCGAGATCCTGCCTGCTCTTCCGTCGCCGACATCGTCGGCAGCCGTCGTCAGGTCGCCGACCGCGTCGTCGGCGAGATCCCGAACCCAGGCGGCGACCTGGTGGGCCGACGGCCCGGGTGGTTTATCCAGGTTGACGACGCCGAACCGGAGCAGCTCCGGAAGGCTCCGTTGTTCCGGTGGCGACCGGAGGATCCCGTCTCCGGCTCTCGTTTCGTCGGCGGTGGCGTCCTCGTCGTGCATTGTTCTTCCCTCAAAAGTCGTAGACGACGTTCTCGACCGGGGCCTTCCCCTCGTCGCTGTCTGGATCGTACGAGTCGATGGCCGTCGTCAACATGCCCAGAACCCCCTCCGGGCTCCACCGCGCGGTGTTGTACGCGATGTCGTAGATGGTGAGGTCGTGGATGTCGATGTTGTAATACTCTGCGTAGCGTTTCGCCTCGCTTTTTTCCCTGCGGGCGGTCTCCTGCCGGGCGAGATCGACGGCTTTCTCCTCGCGGTCGGCGATCCGCTCGGCCCGAACCGACAGGGGTGCATCGAGCCACACCTTCAGGTCGGCGTGTTCGCCGGCGAGCCAGCCGGCGAGCCGCGACTCCAGCAGGACGTCGTCCCGTTCGATCGCGATCGATCTGAGTCGGCGGTCCAGCTCCCTGTCGATCGTATCGTCGTCCTCGGCGTGTTCGTTGAACTCCACGGGAGTCATCCCCCGTTCGGCGGCCATCTCCCGGAAGATGTCCCCTCCGGAGACGTGTTCGAGGTCGAACGCGTCCGCCAGGGCGGCGGCGGTCGTGCTCTTGCCGCTGCCCGGCGGACCGGAGACGGTCAGTAACATATCGGTCGTGCGCCCCTCGCGGTAAAAGGCGTTGTCGTTCGTCGGTGCCAGGGGTAGGTCGTTCGTCGGTGCCAGAGGAACGTCGTTCGTCCCTCCTGGCGACAGTGGGGGTAACTTCTTGGCGCCGTCGACAGACGCTAACGCATGGTCGAATTTCGTCGCGTTCCGGAAGCGCGGGCACGCGAGTACGAGGCGATCCTCAGCCACGCCTTCGAAATCGAATCCGGGCCCGCCAGTGGCGACGACGTCGAACGTTCCGACGGCACCTCCGATTCCGAGGACTGGCCACCCGACCTGTACGAGCCCTGGGGGTTGTTCGACGGCGACACGCTCGTCAGCGTCTGTAAACTGTACTACCTGGACGCCTACCTCCACGACGGGTTCGGGACGATCGGCGGGTTGGGCGGCGTCGCCACCCCTCCAGAACACCGCCGGCAAGGGTACGTGCGCCAGTTGTTGCGATCGGTGCTGCGGGAGTACCGCGAGGCGGACGTCGACGCCGTGACGCTGTGGCCCTTTTCAGTCCCGTTCTATCGGAACCACGGCTGGGGGATCGCGAACAAATACACGACTTACGAGCTACCGCCCGAACAGCTCGCGTTCGAAAGCGGGAGGGAGGGAACTGTCCGCCGGCTCGGCGCCGACGACTGGACGCGGCTCCGATCGGTCGAGGTCGCGTTCGGC
Coding sequences within:
- a CDS encoding nucleoside phosphorylase, whose translation is MAKQPHLLVEEGDVTDLAIIPGDPGRVDRIARQCENVEEISQNREYKVVNATYEGRPVTICSTGIGCPSAAIALEELSRVGVETFLRCGTTGALQEGIEIGDMVVATGAAKEEGTSKRYESAVYPAVPDYDALTALVDAAEANDEDVHVGPIVSDDAFYNESDDFVDDWENAGLLAIEMEAAAVFSLARRKGLAAGAICTVDGNLVEGTQKGATDGEELPEKAKDNVERAIRLTLEAATEL
- a CDS encoding RNA-guided pseudouridylation complex pseudouridine synthase subunit Cbf5, with product MHDEDATADETRAGDGILRSPPEQRSLPELLRFGVVNLDKPPGPSAHQVAAWVRDLADDAVGDLTTAADDVGDGRAGRISEAAHAGTLDPKVTGCLPVLTGEATRLAQAFLEGGKEYVAVLELHRPAPADLEGIVASFEAPLYQKPPRKSAVARRLRVREVYELEVLETRERRALLRIRCESGTYIRKLCHDLGLALGTGAHMGDLRRTATTPFDDASLITLHDLVDALEWAKEGHTEQLRTVVQPAERAISHLPTVTIAESAAREVANGAPVYAPGVISADEEIYAALDAGPDDAPLVACFTPEGTAVCLGRPVGDPDAEQGTVVDLERVLV
- a CDS encoding NAD-binding protein: MEWTREWLSVRAAVLLTFLVGVLSIVVGLVHIATGGVEGPLVEYVPPIVRQTVGFTGTITGFVMLLGAFALARGYRLGWYATIVLLPVTAAQGLLQTSPFAYPLVVLSALAVPALVYNRRRFRRPFTPSPTQLAAATALVTALLYGTLGSYALRDEFEGIVTITDAFYYTVVTASTVGYGDVHATTEISRLFSLSVLILNVSAFAVALGVLLTPAIEAQLSKALGRMTETQFELLEDHVLVLGYGELTEPILEELADADDIEFVVVTPEENRTRQLSARDISVLTADPSDEEPLQQVRIGTARAVLVATNNDAEDALAILTARQLNPEVRIVAAATQRENVDKLRRAGADEVLSPAAIGGHLLVESALGTDDTERLVADILGDSVEPDSSE
- the cmk gene encoding (d)CMP kinase, with translation MLLTVSGPPGSGKSTTAAALADAFDLEHVSGGDIFREMAAERGMTPVEFNEHAEDDDTIDRELDRRLRSIAIERDDVLLESRLAGWLAGEHADLKVWLDAPLSVRAERIADREEKAVDLARQETARREKSEAKRYAEYYNIDIHDLTIYDIAYNTARWSPEGVLGMLTTAIDSYDPDSDEGKAPVENVVYDF